A genomic window from Candidatus Kouleothrix ribensis includes:
- a CDS encoding fibronectin type III domain-containing protein produces the protein MPKDKIQRRIDIMLPSNAGSALVETTSDPAPPAIPTIPAPANLTLTTALGRSAVTPTALIAATWDIPDSVTPQRYAIQWSINSSFPDGVTSGMDAPQASATIDGLKPNTLYYVRVAALYRSMQSPWSDAESITTQEDTTPPDSVTSAAGDFSTGDLVLTWTNPINENLKDVRVRVYASNGGTLLREVYSTTGRYVWTVTTNFLDTGGTPDPSVYVVLTARSYNNITSSDVTLTVTKSAPTAPASVSVTTFSSGIIAAIGTGTGIDLDYYLVTLYLSGVAQNTVRTTTRTTIIEASVSGSYTVGVKAYDRFGQASSETMSSSFSMDILTTAELRSGIKYTDSVGNNATTLAVLKDGTADDPLGTEVSYLGSASWRWVIAERPTLDRYRHVTIIAGTGSGYLGTSVDGVTYTYYSGSLGSDGRTLTAVANEAAAQAAAINLPTTSTGRWDLPDSTEIRFIKLGFKSAAIVNLYEFYPRRYFQTDDLDAEVIRGMSIVAGQFTANTLSALSADLGSITAGTVTGATIQTSTSGARTVMSSAANGGLIGYNNSDTYNPSTGTGTYQILWKKTDGKLYWANGIGALGDSGVVFSPVHNGDETKNGLGWQNGGQVQAVVYGDVVVNSMAKVEIKAAYNGVFGTTNPRITMNDYAGTFSGMIEFDSTWTYLKLAERGAYLKYGLLIDGDGSIGYQSGQVYGLQVSNGGINIGTTGAATGELRASGKLYSPAVVLQSDAGDGSATTVPGQLGIVGATNPNLLGLIGFDTTTKQLYIQALESGVAWKNIILANNGGSVGIGSTSPSEKLAVSGNVNISGVYKNAGTQVVGTRKTGWGAPTGTATRTAFATGSVTTAQLAERVKALIDDLTSHGLIGT, from the coding sequence ATGCCAAAAGATAAAATCCAACGCCGTATCGATATTATGCTTCCCTCAAATGCTGGCAGTGCGCTTGTTGAGACGACCAGTGATCCAGCCCCTCCCGCAATCCCGACCATTCCAGCACCAGCAAATCTTACACTTACGACCGCACTTGGACGCAGTGCCGTCACGCCCACTGCACTGATTGCAGCCACCTGGGACATCCCTGACAGTGTTACACCGCAACGGTATGCCATTCAGTGGTCGATTAATTCAAGCTTCCCTGATGGCGTGACAAGCGGTATGGATGCGCCGCAGGCGAGTGCGACTATTGATGGTTTGAAGCCAAACACACTCTATTATGTGCGCGTGGCGGCGCTGTATCGATCTATGCAGAGTCCATGGTCGGATGCTGAGTCGATTACGACTCAGGAAGACACGACCCCACCAGATTCGGTCACGAGCGCGGCTGGCGACTTCTCTACTGGCGATCTGGTGTTGACGTGGACTAATCCAATCAATGAGAACTTGAAGGATGTGCGCGTGCGAGTGTATGCCAGTAATGGTGGAACACTCCTGCGCGAAGTCTATAGCACGACTGGTCGATATGTCTGGACAGTTACCACGAACTTCCTCGATACAGGTGGTACTCCCGACCCATCGGTGTATGTGGTTCTGACCGCTCGATCGTACAACAACATCACATCAAGTGATGTGACGCTGACCGTCACGAAATCAGCCCCAACCGCGCCTGCCTCTGTGTCCGTGACTACCTTCTCGTCAGGTATTATCGCCGCGATCGGCACTGGTACAGGTATTGACCTCGACTATTACCTTGTGACGCTCTACCTATCTGGTGTTGCACAGAATACGGTTCGCACAACCACTCGCACGACCATTATCGAGGCGTCTGTATCGGGTAGCTACACAGTTGGCGTGAAGGCGTATGATCGCTTTGGACAGGCAAGCTCCGAAACCATGTCCAGCTCGTTCAGTATGGACATCCTGACGACCGCTGAGCTGCGATCAGGTATCAAGTATACCGATAGTGTTGGGAATAATGCCACCACGCTTGCAGTGTTGAAGGACGGTACGGCAGATGACCCGCTTGGCACGGAAGTATCGTATCTTGGGAGCGCGAGCTGGCGTTGGGTGATTGCTGAGCGCCCGACGCTTGATCGATACCGCCATGTGACTATTATTGCTGGCACGGGATCGGGGTATCTTGGCACATCAGTTGATGGTGTGACGTACACCTACTACAGCGGCTCACTCGGATCTGATGGACGCACCCTTACTGCTGTCGCGAACGAAGCTGCTGCGCAGGCAGCGGCAATAAACCTCCCCACCACATCAACTGGTCGATGGGATCTTCCAGACTCAACCGAAATTCGCTTCATCAAGCTTGGCTTTAAGTCGGCCGCAATCGTCAACCTGTACGAGTTCTACCCGCGCAGGTACTTCCAGACAGACGACCTGGATGCGGAAGTCATTCGTGGCATGTCGATTGTTGCTGGTCAGTTTACGGCAAACACGCTTTCCGCGCTCTCAGCCGATCTCGGGAGTATTACCGCTGGCACCGTAACAGGTGCGACCATTCAAACCTCAACCAGTGGTGCGCGAACGGTCATGTCGAGTGCAGCGAATGGCGGCTTGATTGGCTATAACAATTCAGACACGTACAACCCATCGACTGGCACAGGCACATATCAAATCCTTTGGAAGAAGACTGACGGAAAACTGTATTGGGCCAATGGTATTGGCGCGCTGGGCGACAGCGGCGTGGTGTTCAGTCCAGTCCATAACGGCGACGAAACCAAGAACGGCCTTGGCTGGCAAAACGGCGGTCAGGTACAGGCTGTTGTATATGGCGACGTGGTGGTCAACTCTATGGCCAAGGTCGAGATAAAGGCCGCCTACAACGGTGTGTTTGGTACCACAAACCCGCGCATCACGATGAATGACTACGCCGGCACATTCTCAGGAATGATCGAGTTCGACAGTACTTGGACGTACCTGAAGCTGGCCGAGCGCGGCGCATACCTTAAGTATGGCCTGCTCATTGATGGTGATGGATCGATTGGCTATCAGAGTGGTCAGGTGTATGGCTTGCAGGTGTCAAATGGCGGTATCAACATTGGCACAACGGGTGCGGCAACAGGAGAACTACGAGCCTCGGGAAAGCTTTACTCGCCAGCCGTGGTGCTCCAAAGCGATGCCGGCGATGGTAGTGCCACAACCGTACCGGGACAACTGGGCATTGTGGGCGCGACCAACCCGAACCTGCTCGGTCTGATTGGGTTCGACACGACCACCAAGCAACTCTATATCCAGGCGCTCGAAAGCGGTGTTGCCTGGAAAAATATCATCCTCGCAAACAACGGCGGCAGCGTTGGCATCGGGTCGACCAGTCCGAGTGAGAAACTGGCTGTGTCCGGCAACGTGAATATCTCGGGGGTCTACAAGAATGCGGGCACCCAGGTTGTCGGCACCCGTAAAACCGGCTGGGGAGCACCGACCGGCACCGCCACGCGAACGGCATTTGCCACCGGCAGTGTGACCACGGCGCAACTGGCAGAGCGGGTCAAAGCGCTGATCGACGACCTGACCAGCCATGGACTTATCGGAACCTAG
- a CDS encoding IS982 family transposase produces the protein MITDFDDFCTWMFVLIDDIWQVIGPLYRRPGPVSDCSDSELLTMAIVGECREWDKETNLIGEWQNYRHLFPVIPERTRFNRRRRNLMGAIDHLRRMVLRVLDVAQDGQCVIDSLPVPVVQFHLVPASTGDWDAHGAAFGRCATKKQTIYGYRLHLLITLGGAIVDFELTSANADDRDAARDMLPSHPGLTVIGDKGYISAELAAQLWEQYRIRLLTLPRANQHDQLPPEVRRLINQVRQIIETVNDQLTEQFQIETNHAQSFWGCVRACPPS, from the coding sequence ATGATAACCGATTTTGATGACTTCTGCACCTGGATGTTCGTGCTGATTGACGACATCTGGCAGGTGATCGGCCCCTTGTACCGCCGACCCGGTCCGGTAAGTGATTGTTCGGATAGTGAACTGCTGACTATGGCGATTGTCGGCGAGTGCCGGGAATGGGATAAGGAGACCAATCTGATTGGCGAGTGGCAAAATTATCGGCATCTGTTCCCCGTCATTCCTGAGCGAACACGCTTCAATCGGCGCCGTCGCAATTTGATGGGGGCGATCGATCACCTGCGCCGCATGGTGCTGCGGGTGCTGGATGTGGCGCAGGACGGGCAATGCGTCATTGACAGCTTGCCCGTGCCGGTGGTGCAGTTCCATCTGGTGCCGGCTTCGACGGGCGACTGGGATGCCCACGGTGCCGCGTTTGGGCGGTGTGCCACGAAAAAGCAGACCATTTATGGCTATCGGTTGCACCTGCTGATTACGCTTGGCGGCGCGATCGTGGACTTCGAACTGACCAGTGCCAATGCCGATGACCGCGATGCTGCCCGCGACATGTTGCCCTCCCATCCAGGGTTGACGGTGATTGGCGATAAAGGCTACATCAGTGCCGAATTGGCCGCACAGTTGTGGGAGCAGTACCGGATTCGCTTGCTGACATTGCCACGGGCCAATCAGCACGACCAACTCCCGCCGGAGGTGCGGCGGCTGATCAATCAAGTCCGCCAGATTATTGAGACGGTGAATGATCAACTGACCGAGCAATTCCAGATTGAGACCAATCACGCACAGAGCTTTTGGGGCTGTGTGCGCGCTTGTCCACCAAGTTGA